A window from Gemmatimonas sp. encodes these proteins:
- a CDS encoding serine hydrolase domain-containing protein has product MFRDSPPHRGTTALLAAVCSALMLAGGVRALQAQSVRVPPVARIDSIFSAYQRTTSPGCGVAVVHGDSVIYRKAYGMAHIGFGVPMTTATTTWIPYSEARVFTALAVAMLARDGVISLDDAARRHVPELPPYAAAVTVRQLLHHTSGLADYGVLDPGFDLSDRISEDGVFRALSRWGRLGFTPGRGHTYSNTDYALLRLLVQRTSGQSLNNYLQTKLFTPLGMRDTRIGADQGFVAPAHALFHEATDSGWRSLLRYRISPVGGIAVTSSADDIARFARALHDPTTGIDSLLEALEQGAPASARTDGFAYGLYRGASAVVPLIEYRGVGNYTYLTRVPAIGLSVVTVCNAYAGMDTFGPAVIALFLGADASMRSVASQPTPPPTSTGAVPISILRSYAGEYVMLDGRDAGVRIDVPDTALVFTLPNGRAFTALTLANRRFSVDLAGAGIVQFTFVDSDSTPGGLILTGRELATGELAGPPLRRKVTRIVSPAVLRAYVGTYVGDAVDATLYVTVQGGRAMIAARGLPLTALQPERSNDVFRFSFYVARFQRNTAGAVTHLALDATRVKDMRYTRRAPTSSDTGRPRLP; this is encoded by the coding sequence GTGTTTCGCGATAGTCCGCCGCACCGTGGCACCACGGCTCTCTTGGCCGCGGTATGCAGTGCGCTCATGCTCGCGGGAGGCGTGCGCGCGCTTCAGGCACAGTCCGTGCGCGTGCCGCCAGTCGCCCGCATCGATTCGATATTCTCGGCGTATCAGCGCACGACGTCACCGGGATGTGGCGTGGCCGTGGTGCACGGCGACAGCGTCATCTACCGGAAGGCCTACGGCATGGCACACATCGGTTTTGGCGTGCCGATGACGACCGCGACCACGACCTGGATCCCGTACTCCGAAGCGCGCGTCTTTACCGCGCTTGCTGTCGCGATGCTTGCGCGCGACGGCGTGATCTCGCTCGATGACGCGGCGCGCCGTCATGTCCCCGAGCTGCCCCCGTACGCGGCAGCAGTGACGGTACGACAGCTGTTGCACCACACGAGCGGACTGGCCGACTACGGGGTGCTCGACCCCGGCTTCGACCTCTCCGACCGCATCTCGGAAGACGGTGTGTTCCGGGCACTTTCGCGTTGGGGACGACTCGGCTTTACGCCCGGTCGCGGCCATACCTATAGCAACACGGACTACGCGCTGCTGCGCCTGCTCGTGCAGCGCACGTCCGGCCAGTCACTAAACAACTACCTGCAGACGAAGCTCTTCACGCCGCTCGGCATGCGCGACACGCGGATCGGGGCGGATCAAGGATTCGTGGCACCCGCGCACGCACTCTTTCATGAGGCGACAGATAGCGGCTGGCGCTCCTTGCTCCGATACCGCATCTCGCCGGTCGGCGGGATCGCGGTCACAAGCAGTGCCGACGATATCGCGCGATTTGCCCGCGCACTTCACGACCCGACCACGGGCATCGACTCGCTGCTTGAGGCCCTCGAGCAAGGCGCTCCGGCATCGGCGCGCACGGATGGATTCGCCTATGGCTTGTACCGCGGCGCCTCTGCCGTAGTACCGCTGATCGAGTACCGCGGAGTCGGCAACTACACGTACCTCACGAGAGTACCCGCGATCGGCTTGTCGGTGGTGACCGTGTGCAACGCATACGCCGGCATGGATACATTCGGCCCAGCAGTAATTGCGCTGTTCTTGGGCGCCGACGCATCAATGCGTTCCGTGGCGTCGCAACCAACGCCACCGCCGACCTCGACGGGTGCTGTTCCGATCTCGATACTCCGGTCATACGCAGGCGAGTACGTCATGCTGGACGGACGCGATGCCGGCGTTCGCATCGACGTGCCCGACACGGCCTTAGTCTTCACGCTGCCAAATGGTCGCGCGTTCACCGCCCTGACGCTGGCGAACCGACGTTTTTCCGTCGATCTCGCCGGGGCAGGAATCGTTCAGTTCACCTTTGTCGACTCCGACTCCACACCTGGCGGTCTGATCTTGACCGGGCGCGAACTCGCAACTGGAGAGTTGGCGGGGCCACCACTGCGTCGGAAAGTGACGCGCATAGTGTCACCGGCCGTATTGCGCGCCTACGTCGGCACCTATGTGGGCGATGCCGTCGACGCCACGCTCTACGTCACTGTGCAGGGTGGGCGCGCAATGATTGCCGCACGCGGACTACCCCTGACCGCACTGCAACCAGAGCGGAGCAACGACGTGTTCCGATTCTCGTTTTACGTAGCGCGGTTCCAGCGCAATACCGCCGGCGCGGTCACCCACCTTGCGCTCGATGCGACGCGGGTGAAGGACATGCGATATACGAGGCGCGCTCCTACTTCCAGCGATACCGGACGGCCACGTTTGCCATGA
- a CDS encoding DUF1553 domain-containing protein, whose protein sequence is MKPFVTLFAFFTTAFAAAATPLAAQSSDDFFESRVRPVLARQCVECHSEARTRGRLKLTTRAELLTGGKSGPAIVPGDPDASLLIKAVRHQVAKMEMPRDAPPLSARDIEGLAEWVRMGAPWPESAPRIVLVAAVSGASEGGMTPGARIFVNKVQPVLEQKCFACHTSEERGGLRLDSRERILKGGKRGPAVIPGNPEQSLIIAALRHEREDLRMPRNAAKLSDAEIQGFTEWIQAGAEWAKAEAPIAVQRRAVTKTERQFWSFSPHPVITVPTPGKSGWAKTDIDRFVLAKLEQRGLTPARAADKRTLIRRATYDLIGLPPTRKEVDAFLADTTVVAFKKVVDRLLASEHYGEKWGRQWLDVTRFGEDDTRGLAMDGSGRERYPMAHIYRDWVVDAFNADMPYDTFVKAQLAADLMPEKSRKDMLPGLGFLGQGPWYYDLADPPVARADERHDRVDVTTRGFLGLTVGCARCHDHKYDPIGTHDYYAIAGIFNNANYHEYPIADSARADKYKKDKEFIKKMNDGMGEYMRTESDQLTRVLTLQVSKYMMAAWKVTGREQFPKERAAIEARLDLETLERWIAFLNDPPKHYPFLTDWQAMIAAPVGTTDEAKAAAKKKAQGLADAFQRLLIDVSVEQKKLEEKNKKIIAKGTPLDEVKSIPMPNGFESFFDQHQLELATMDRSRFNLFLDVYAVDLDNELDTFFPKPALLRFNGWGLERQLSRVAADHLAAMREEVKRLQKELPDIPFVMGVQDKPKGSLEDIALHIRGSPLNLGEKVPRGFLHVLQPDTPKVYGEGSGRLQLAEDIANHPLAARVIVNRVWGWHMGFGIVRTPSNFGFAGAKPTHPELLEYLATQFVANGRSIKQLHRDIMLSAVYQMASEHDAKSAAIDPENQDLWRFNRQRLSAEGIRDALLVVSGQLVDTIGGPSRELDDEKNNRRTLYSNVSRFQPHIFLQTFDFPSPSLSAERRFATNVPLQSLYFMNSPFVLRQAQALVRRLADSTAAPGVAPDSGAGTPAASRRTALKQVATTAADTGAAAAGPPPPKRFDDRAMIRAAYPLLYGREATADEIELGLAFLTNQRASLLVSETTKAAAEAKKTDATKADATKADATKVDATKVTAETKKDQDLFARRVSMKAWTQYARALFSAAEFRFID, encoded by the coding sequence ATGAAGCCTTTCGTCACGCTCTTCGCGTTCTTCACCACTGCGTTCGCCGCAGCTGCCACTCCACTCGCGGCGCAGTCCTCCGACGACTTCTTTGAGTCCCGGGTACGGCCCGTCCTGGCAAGGCAGTGCGTCGAGTGCCATTCAGAGGCTCGGACGCGCGGCCGCCTGAAGCTCACCACGCGGGCAGAGCTGCTCACCGGCGGCAAGTCGGGACCCGCCATCGTCCCCGGTGACCCTGACGCCAGCCTGCTGATCAAGGCGGTCCGGCACCAGGTCGCGAAGATGGAGATGCCGCGTGACGCGCCGCCCCTCTCGGCCCGTGACATCGAGGGGTTGGCGGAATGGGTTCGCATGGGCGCGCCGTGGCCGGAGTCCGCCCCCCGTATCGTGCTTGTTGCCGCGGTGTCCGGAGCAAGCGAGGGCGGCATGACACCCGGCGCCCGGATCTTCGTGAACAAGGTTCAGCCGGTGCTCGAACAGAAGTGCTTCGCGTGCCACACCAGTGAGGAGCGCGGGGGGCTGCGGCTCGACTCGCGCGAGCGCATCCTCAAGGGAGGAAAGCGGGGGCCCGCGGTCATTCCGGGCAACCCCGAGCAGAGCCTGATCATCGCGGCGCTGCGCCACGAGCGCGAGGATTTGCGCATGCCCCGCAACGCGGCCAAGCTGTCGGACGCCGAAATCCAGGGGTTCACGGAGTGGATCCAGGCCGGCGCCGAGTGGGCGAAGGCCGAGGCACCGATCGCGGTCCAGCGCCGCGCCGTCACCAAGACGGAGCGCCAGTTCTGGTCGTTCAGCCCGCACCCCGTCATCACAGTCCCCACGCCGGGGAAATCGGGGTGGGCGAAGACCGACATCGATCGCTTCGTGCTGGCCAAGCTCGAGCAGCGCGGGCTCACCCCCGCCCGTGCCGCCGACAAGCGCACGCTCATCCGCCGGGCGACCTATGACCTCATCGGACTCCCGCCCACGAGGAAGGAGGTGGACGCCTTCCTCGCCGATACCACCGTCGTCGCCTTCAAAAAGGTCGTGGACCGGCTGCTCGCCTCCGAACACTACGGCGAGAAATGGGGCCGGCAGTGGCTCGATGTCACTCGCTTCGGGGAAGACGACACCCGCGGCCTGGCGATGGACGGCTCGGGTCGGGAGCGGTACCCGATGGCCCACATCTATCGCGACTGGGTTGTCGACGCCTTCAACGCCGACATGCCGTACGACACATTCGTCAAGGCGCAGCTGGCGGCCGACCTGATGCCAGAGAAGAGCCGAAAAGACATGCTCCCGGGGCTCGGCTTTCTCGGCCAAGGCCCCTGGTACTACGATCTTGCCGATCCCCCGGTCGCGCGCGCCGACGAACGCCACGACCGCGTCGACGTGACGACGCGCGGCTTCCTCGGGCTCACCGTCGGGTGCGCGCGCTGCCACGACCACAAGTACGACCCCATCGGGACGCACGACTACTACGCGATCGCCGGCATCTTCAACAACGCCAACTATCACGAGTATCCGATCGCCGACTCGGCCCGCGCCGACAAATACAAGAAGGACAAGGAGTTCATCAAGAAGATGAACGACGGCATGGGCGAGTACATGCGCACCGAGTCCGACCAGCTCACGCGCGTACTCACGCTTCAGGTTTCGAAGTACATGATGGCGGCGTGGAAGGTGACCGGCCGCGAGCAGTTCCCCAAGGAGCGTGCGGCTATCGAAGCGCGCCTGGATCTGGAGACGCTGGAACGATGGATCGCCTTTTTGAACGATCCGCCGAAGCACTACCCCTTCCTGACCGACTGGCAGGCGATGATCGCCGCGCCGGTGGGCACGACCGACGAAGCCAAGGCCGCGGCAAAAAAGAAGGCGCAAGGGCTGGCCGATGCCTTCCAGCGCCTGCTCATCGACGTGTCGGTCGAGCAGAAGAAGCTCGAGGAGAAGAACAAGAAGATCATCGCCAAGGGCACGCCGCTCGACGAGGTGAAGTCCATCCCGATGCCCAATGGCTTCGAGAGCTTCTTCGACCAGCACCAGCTCGAGCTCGCGACCATGGATCGCTCGCGGTTCAACCTGTTTCTGGACGTATACGCCGTCGATCTCGACAACGAACTCGACACGTTCTTTCCGAAGCCGGCACTGCTCCGCTTCAATGGCTGGGGGCTGGAGCGTCAGCTGAGTCGCGTCGCCGCGGACCACCTCGCCGCCATGCGCGAGGAGGTGAAACGCCTCCAGAAGGAACTGCCGGACATCCCGTTCGTCATGGGCGTCCAGGACAAGCCGAAGGGGTCACTCGAGGACATCGCGCTACACATCCGCGGCAGCCCGCTGAACCTTGGCGAAAAAGTGCCGCGCGGCTTCCTGCACGTGCTGCAGCCCGACACTCCCAAGGTGTACGGGGAGGGCAGCGGCCGGCTGCAGCTGGCTGAGGACATCGCCAACCATCCGCTTGCCGCGCGCGTGATCGTGAACCGCGTGTGGGGCTGGCACATGGGCTTCGGGATCGTGCGTACGCCAAGCAACTTCGGCTTTGCTGGGGCGAAGCCCACGCATCCCGAGTTACTCGAATATCTGGCCACGCAGTTCGTCGCAAACGGACGGTCCATCAAGCAGCTGCATCGGGACATCATGCTGTCCGCGGTCTATCAGATGGCCTCGGAACACGACGCGAAGTCCGCGGCCATCGATCCCGAGAACCAGGATCTGTGGCGGTTCAACCGTCAGCGCCTGAGCGCCGAGGGTATCCGCGACGCGCTGCTGGTGGTGTCGGGCCAACTCGTCGACACGATCGGCGGGCCCTCGCGCGAGCTCGATGACGAGAAGAACAACCGCCGCACGCTGTACTCGAACGTGAGCCGGTTCCAGCCGCACATCTTCCTGCAGACGTTCGACTTCCCGAGCCCGAGCCTGAGCGCCGAACGGCGGTTCGCCACCAACGTTCCGCTCCAGAGTCTGTACTTCATGAACTCGCCGTTCGTGTTGCGACAGGCCCAGGCCCTGGTGAGGCGCTTGGCCGACTCGACCGCGGCTCCTGGTGTGGCGCCGGACTCAGGTGCGGGCACACCAGCGGCCTCTCGCCGAACCGCCTTGAAGCAGGTGGCGACGACCGCGGCGGATACGGGCGCGGCTGCCGCCGGCCCTCCGCCGCCGAAGCGCTTCGACGATCGCGCGATGATACGGGCGGCGTATCCGCTGCTGTACGGACGGGAGGCGACCGCGGACGAGATCGAGCTCGGGCTTGCGTTCCTCACGAATCAACGCGCGTCGTTGCTGGTGAGCGAGACCACGAAGGCTGCGGCCGAGGCCAAGAAGACCGACGCCACGAAGGCCGATGCAACAAAGGCCGATGCAACAAAGGTCGACGCAACGAAGGTCACGGCCGAGACCAAGAAAGATCAGGACCTGTTCGCGCGCCGAGTCTCCATGAAGGCGTGGACGCAGTACGCGCGGGCGCTGTTCAGCGCGGCAGAATTCCGATTCATCGATTGA
- a CDS encoding diguanylate cyclase produces MIDKEHPDSLSPFSLSLQSATDDPTLRILGEAVASAYDAVMITDAVLDSPGPHIVFVNAAFERMSGWSAEELKTLTPRVMQGPETDRATLQRLRAALVVGEPFQGSTVNYRRDGSPFIMEWSISSVKDEYGAPRYFVAVQRDITAFRRRLADAEEGARTDALTGLANRRAYDARLSAMLAQPDLVLGLLAMDIDRFKQVNDTYGHGAGDAVLIEVSRRMSRIAAATPGALLARTGGEEFSLLVPCTDAKQSIGELAEAVRASVAAGPIAIDSGALNVTISIGVASTTSPMATAEMLSRAADRALYRAKTGGRNRVEVTVGDGGAA; encoded by the coding sequence ATGATCGATAAAGAACACCCCGATTCGCTGTCGCCGTTTTCGCTGTCGCTGCAGTCGGCAACCGACGACCCCACGCTGAGAATACTCGGGGAAGCGGTGGCGTCGGCCTACGATGCCGTGATGATCACCGATGCCGTGCTCGATTCGCCGGGTCCGCACATCGTCTTCGTGAACGCGGCGTTCGAGCGCATGTCAGGATGGAGCGCTGAGGAGCTGAAGACGCTCACGCCTCGCGTTATGCAGGGCCCCGAGACCGATCGCGCCACGCTGCAACGCCTGCGCGCCGCGCTGGTGGTCGGTGAACCGTTTCAGGGGTCGACGGTGAACTACCGTCGCGACGGCTCGCCATTCATCATGGAGTGGAGCATCAGCAGCGTGAAGGACGAGTACGGTGCGCCGCGGTACTTCGTCGCGGTACAGCGCGACATCACGGCGTTTCGTCGCCGACTGGCCGACGCCGAGGAAGGCGCGCGAACAGATGCTCTGACCGGCCTCGCCAATCGTCGCGCGTATGATGCGAGATTGTCAGCGATGCTGGCCCAACCCGACCTCGTCCTCGGGTTGCTCGCGATGGACATTGACCGCTTCAAGCAGGTCAACGATACGTACGGACATGGCGCCGGCGACGCCGTGTTGATCGAGGTGAGCCGCCGCATGTCACGCATCGCAGCCGCGACGCCTGGTGCGCTGTTGGCCCGTACCGGCGGCGAGGAGTTTTCGCTCCTCGTGCCTTGCACCGATGCGAAGCAATCAATTGGAGAGTTGGCCGAAGCGGTTCGTGCCAGCGTCGCCGCGGGTCCGATTGCGATCGATTCAGGTGCGCTCAACGTCACGATCTCCATCGGAGTCGCCAGCACCACGTCGCCAATGGCGACTGCGGAGATGTTGAGCCGCGCGGCCGATCGTGCGCTGTATCGGGCCAAGACAGGTGGTCGGAACCGCGTCGAAGTGACAGTCGGCGACGGCGGAGCGGCCTAG
- a CDS encoding alpha/beta fold hydrolase gives MDLHYIRKGTGKPLLLLHGLGGSWQSWTPLLTALAAERELIVVDLPGHGTTPLPSGDVSFSALADAVAAFLASHRLLGIDAVGSSMGARLVLELARRGGIVGAVVSLDPGGFWQGWERTFFATTIGLSIRLVRALQPVMPVLAANTLTRSLLLAQFSAHPWRLPSSIVLQEMRDYALAPSFDALLHDLAHGAAQAGVPAGALRHPMLIVWGRQDRVCLRRQAARAVARFPDARLHWLDDCGHFPHWDQPAATVRLILEATR, from the coding sequence ATGGACTTGCATTACATCCGAAAGGGCACGGGAAAGCCGTTGCTTCTGCTCCACGGGCTCGGCGGTAGTTGGCAATCATGGACTCCACTGCTGACTGCGCTCGCGGCCGAGCGAGAGCTCATCGTTGTTGACCTGCCGGGGCACGGAACGACGCCGCTCCCATCTGGTGACGTATCGTTTAGCGCGTTAGCGGATGCGGTTGCTGCATTTTTAGCCTCGCACCGCTTGCTTGGCATCGACGCCGTGGGAAGCTCAATGGGAGCACGGCTGGTGCTCGAACTGGCGCGACGAGGCGGTATCGTCGGCGCGGTCGTCTCACTCGATCCGGGTGGATTTTGGCAGGGGTGGGAGCGCACCTTTTTCGCCACCACGATCGGCCTGTCGATCCGGCTTGTTCGCGCACTGCAGCCCGTGATGCCGGTGCTCGCGGCCAACACGCTTACGCGCTCACTTCTCTTGGCGCAGTTCTCGGCACATCCATGGCGCCTGCCGTCATCGATCGTTCTTCAAGAGATGCGTGATTACGCATTGGCGCCCTCTTTCGATGCGCTGCTCCATGATCTCGCGCATGGTGCCGCGCAAGCAGGTGTGCCGGCTGGCGCTTTGCGTCACCCCATGCTCATCGTGTGGGGACGTCAGGACCGCGTGTGTCTACGTCGGCAGGCTGCGCGGGCAGTCGCGCGGTTTCCTGATGCGCGACTGCACTGGCTCGACGACTGCGGACATTTCCCGCACTGGGACCAGCCCGCCGCGACGGTGCGGTTGATTCTTGAGGCGACGCGTTGA
- a CDS encoding Plug domain-containing protein, which produces MLVVTSAADRRLASFEEHRRSRIGGSFLTAGELEQERGRSLSDVLQSVSGADIVRLGGGMAYFATRRGYDSFRNMPGISEGGDELFDLNSLAPDEILAIEVCKGGATMPLEYNATRKTCGLLVIFTE; this is translated from the coding sequence GTGCTCGTCGTCACGAGCGCCGCCGACCGTCGACTGGCGTCGTTCGAGGAGCACCGGCGCTCCAGAATTGGCGGGTCGTTCCTCACGGCCGGTGAGCTCGAACAGGAGCGAGGGCGTTCGCTGTCCGATGTGCTGCAGTCGGTCAGCGGCGCCGACATCGTACGCCTCGGCGGTGGGATGGCGTACTTCGCGACGCGCCGAGGCTACGATTCGTTCAGGAACATGCCGGGAATCAGCGAGGGTGGTGACGAGCTATTCGACCTGAACTCGCTCGCCCCGGATGAGATTCTGGCGATCGAGGTCTGCAAAGGTGGCGCGACGATGCCGCTCGAATACAACGCGACGCGAAAGACGTGCGGGTTGCTGGTGATCTTCACCGAGTAG
- a CDS encoding VCBS repeat-containing protein produces MQRRLALAAAALLLVAACTPRNVPGRSDASTALSAVPRALWVEATDALLPPTAEWTNKVELADLNGDGLLDLVFANGGDYSTPGTPELNRAFYNSGPGKPFVERTAEVFGATPDIARVVKARDFDGDGRVDLFVGTTYQTQSRLYLSNGSGGFVERTASHLPAVLLSVGDAEPGDVDGDGDLDLVLADWGPGNNMSNAGGRVRLWLNDGAGRFTDVTAARLPDELVRFSWDLELVDVDNDFDLDVLVSCKRCGGGSLYRNDGSGKFAADPRGLPQYTNNYEYEAMDLDGDGFLDLVTVNDGDIVGGDGSSRREHVLRNNGKGRYLDATDAWWPDRENIGEDDNVVAFLDVDSDGDSDFVIGSLSGPDRLLLNDGAGHLRTANDVFVGEKTPGTLGLALGDLDGDGRMDVVQAQGEVKGAERERIFLGRGLAPDVAPPVVGPVAQAPSDNGVVVRARVHDRKGPTLPTEWRRVEVRWTSSSGPGATPLVWYGEYLWRAVVPTKADGLRVCAVDAAGNETCRAVSAPGLGRDR; encoded by the coding sequence GTGCAACGTCGTCTCGCCCTCGCGGCCGCCGCCCTGCTCCTCGTTGCAGCCTGCACGCCGCGCAACGTGCCCGGCCGGTCGGACGCCTCGACGGCCCTGTCCGCCGTCCCCCGGGCGCTCTGGGTCGAGGCGACGGACGCGCTGCTCCCGCCGACCGCCGAGTGGACAAACAAGGTCGAGCTGGCTGATCTCAATGGTGACGGACTCCTCGACCTCGTGTTTGCGAACGGAGGCGACTACTCGACGCCTGGTACTCCCGAGCTCAATCGGGCCTTCTACAACAGCGGTCCGGGAAAGCCGTTCGTAGAGCGGACCGCGGAGGTCTTCGGGGCCACGCCGGACATCGCGCGCGTCGTGAAGGCGCGCGACTTCGATGGCGACGGTCGGGTCGATCTGTTCGTCGGGACGACGTATCAGACGCAGAGCCGGCTGTACCTGTCCAACGGCTCCGGCGGGTTCGTCGAGCGCACCGCGTCCCACCTGCCCGCCGTCCTGCTCAGCGTTGGCGACGCCGAGCCCGGTGACGTGGACGGTGATGGGGATTTAGACCTCGTGCTCGCCGACTGGGGCCCTGGGAACAACATGAGTAATGCGGGCGGTCGGGTCCGGCTCTGGCTCAACGACGGCGCGGGGCGCTTCACCGACGTCACGGCGGCGCGACTCCCGGACGAGCTGGTACGGTTCTCGTGGGATCTCGAACTCGTCGACGTGGACAACGACTTCGACCTCGATGTGCTGGTGTCCTGCAAGCGTTGCGGCGGCGGTTCGCTGTATCGCAACGACGGGTCGGGCAAGTTCGCCGCCGACCCACGTGGCCTTCCGCAGTACACGAACAACTACGAATACGAGGCAATGGACCTCGATGGCGACGGCTTCCTCGATCTGGTCACCGTGAACGACGGCGACATCGTGGGCGGGGACGGCTCCAGCCGCCGGGAGCACGTGCTCCGCAACAATGGCAAGGGTCGCTATCTCGACGCGACCGACGCGTGGTGGCCCGACCGCGAGAACATCGGCGAGGACGATAACGTCGTGGCGTTCCTCGACGTCGACTCGGACGGCGACTCCGATTTCGTGATCGGCTCGCTGAGCGGGCCCGACCGGCTCCTGCTGAATGACGGAGCCGGCCATCTCCGGACCGCCAACGATGTGTTCGTGGGCGAGAAGACCCCGGGCACGCTTGGACTGGCGTTGGGCGACCTCGACGGCGACGGGCGAATGGACGTCGTGCAGGCGCAGGGCGAGGTGAAGGGCGCCGAACGTGAGCGGATCTTCCTGGGCCGTGGCCTCGCGCCCGATGTCGCCCCACCGGTCGTGGGGCCGGTCGCGCAGGCGCCGTCGGACAACGGCGTGGTCGTCCGTGCGCGCGTCCACGACCGCAAGGGTCCGACGCTGCCGACCGAGTGGCGGCGTGTCGAGGTGCGCTGGACCTCCTCCAGTGGCCCGGGCGCGACGCCGCTCGTCTGGTATGGGGAGTATCTCTGGCGTGCCGTGGTCCCGACGAAGGCCGACGGCCTCCGGGTGTGCGCCGTAGACGCCGCAGGGAACGAGACTTGCCGCGCCGTATCGGCGCCTGGATTAGGCCGTGACCGTTAA
- a CDS encoding L,D-transpeptidase family protein, with translation MGVPIGDVTASIQTQLTTRPESIPADRWRHIKQLYTTYGHVPLWLEADGFSQSRSKALLRAVVDVRTDALRLDAYPLEELVATVGAVQATKQASATQLASADVLLTATYVELAEDLLTGQVDPKSIEQDWHIATGHEPIDSAVARSLRDPQLDSAIARMRPRDADYDALRRSLVRFQSIVASGGWAVVPAGKALKPRQTDKPARLAALRARLRVEGFGAPGAAPDSAPTGTASANVYNTELAGLVADFQARHGIAVDSALGAETMQSLNVPAQYRLAQIAANLERYRWLPRSFGGRYIIVNVPAFRLEAHDSTGTLEMKVIVGEEFEGKTTPVFADSMETVVFRPYWNITPDIQEQETAPKIAADAKYMDANDLEYFKDGGETRIRQKPGPKNSLGLVKFLFPNAFNIYLHDTPDDALFAKDVRAFSHGCIRLEKPEELAQWALGWDAVRVDSAMQQGPDNQSTKLAKKIPVYIVYATAYERDGQLYFGNDLYSRDAALVEAVTGSIAPPETALRSLEALRKLVQD, from the coding sequence ATGGGCGTGCCGATCGGCGACGTGACGGCGTCGATCCAGACGCAGCTTACGACTCGGCCGGAAAGCATCCCCGCCGACCGGTGGCGGCACATCAAGCAGCTGTATACGACGTACGGACACGTCCCGCTCTGGCTCGAAGCTGACGGCTTCAGTCAGTCGCGGAGCAAGGCATTGTTGCGCGCGGTGGTCGATGTGCGCACCGATGCCCTGCGTCTTGATGCGTATCCGCTCGAGGAACTGGTCGCGACAGTCGGTGCGGTGCAGGCGACGAAACAGGCCAGTGCGACGCAGCTGGCGAGCGCCGACGTGCTCCTCACGGCGACGTACGTGGAACTCGCCGAGGATCTCCTCACGGGACAGGTCGACCCGAAATCGATCGAGCAGGACTGGCATATCGCGACGGGACACGAGCCGATCGACAGTGCCGTTGCGCGCAGCCTGCGCGATCCGCAACTCGACTCGGCCATCGCTCGCATGCGTCCGCGTGACGCCGACTACGATGCGCTGCGCCGATCGCTCGTGCGCTTTCAATCCATCGTGGCGAGCGGCGGATGGGCAGTGGTGCCGGCAGGAAAGGCACTCAAGCCCCGCCAGACGGACAAGCCGGCGCGACTCGCGGCGCTCCGTGCGCGACTCCGTGTGGAGGGCTTTGGTGCACCGGGGGCTGCACCGGACAGCGCACCAACCGGTACAGCAAGCGCAAACGTCTACAACACCGAGCTGGCCGGGCTCGTCGCCGACTTCCAGGCGCGGCACGGCATCGCCGTGGACAGCGCGCTCGGCGCCGAAACCATGCAGTCGCTGAACGTGCCCGCGCAGTATCGCTTGGCACAGATTGCCGCAAACCTCGAGCGGTATCGCTGGCTGCCGCGCTCGTTCGGCGGTCGGTACATCATCGTGAATGTCCCCGCGTTCCGGCTCGAGGCGCACGATTCGACCGGCACGCTCGAGATGAAAGTGATCGTTGGCGAGGAATTCGAAGGAAAGACGACACCCGTCTTTGCGGACTCCATGGAAACGGTCGTATTTCGCCCCTACTGGAACATCACGCCGGACATTCAGGAGCAGGAGACCGCACCGAAGATCGCCGCAGACGCGAAGTACATGGACGCGAACGATCTCGAATACTTCAAAGATGGTGGCGAAACGCGCATCAGGCAGAAGCCGGGGCCGAAGAACTCGCTGGGGCTCGTGAAGTTCCTGTTCCCGAACGCGTTCAACATCTACCTGCACGATACGCCTGACGATGCGCTGTTCGCGAAAGATGTGCGGGCTTTCAGTCACGGGTGCATTCGTCTCGAGAAGCCCGAGGAGCTGGCCCAGTGGGCACTGGGCTGGGACGCGGTGCGCGTCGATTCCGCGATGCAGCAAGGGCCGGACAACCAGTCCACGAAACTCGCGAAGAAGATTCCCGTGTACATCGTGTACGCCACGGCGTACGAGCGCGACGGACAACTCTACTTCGGCAACGATTTGTACAGCCGCGATGCGGCGCTGGTGGAGGCCGTGACTGGAAGCATCGCCCCGCCAGAAACGGCGCTGCGGAGCCTCGAGGCGCTACGCAAGCTCGTGCAGGATTGA